A stretch of the Oncorhynchus mykiss isolate Arlee chromosome 23, USDA_OmykA_1.1, whole genome shotgun sequence genome encodes the following:
- the LOC110502930 gene encoding adapter protein CIKS isoform X2, with translation MSDVSISSAIRLRPHSQLNYPEVLSQSRMANREPHGSQEEPPSRSSPNWPPQGLCAGYSPQIPYPGQEEMCLSALDHQRYAWLKSSFANSSDGRTGGPYPDSLPSYSYPHCADFASCPVEEGHHHQGKSHHSLPGQYSPSISSLEQPYSLLSCPPEAALRYPFLPPYPYPTQGPVCCAQCPAQGLGMGPVLQLVPRPSYRPPYYGPDHCRHQDAAGTTQSESFVPQHRQSDRPGSSTQLSLEQRKVFVTYERDSDNHFKETMNFVSLLRHNGFDTSVDVFEQQLISISAIDFMEKYINEKYYLIIIVISPKYHETVTGANIHMEKDERMLHTVYIYKQLQNEFIQNGCQNFRFIPILFPGAKKCHVPAWLQNTLVYTWPKDRDDILRRLMRVEKYNPPPVGELPTIVSTPL, from the exons ATGAGTGACGTATCCATATCTAGTGCCATACGCTTAAGACCCCATAGTCAACTCAATTATCCAGAAGTCCTCAGCCAGAGCAGGATGGCCAATAGAGAGCCACACGGCAGCCAAGAAGAACCACCGTCAAGATCCAGCCCAAACTGGCCACCCCAGGGACTATGTGCTGGCTACAGCCCCCAGATACCCTACCCCGGACAGGAAGAGATGTGTCTGAGTGCCCTGGACCACCAGAGGTACGCCTGGCTGAAATCCAGCTTTGCCAACAGCAGCGACGGACGCACTGGAGGGCCATACCCAGACAGCCTGCCATCCTACTCATACCCACACTGTGCAGACTTTGCCAGTTGCCCAGTAGAGGAGGGCCATCATCACCAGGGTAAATCCCACCACTCACTCCCTGGGCAATACAGCCCCAGCATCAGTAGCCTGGAGCAGCCgtactctctgctctcctgcccACCAGAGGCTGCCCTCCGCTACCCTTTCCTTCCCCCGTACCCCTACCCAACTCAGGGCCCGGTCTGCTGTGCACAGTGCCCTGCACAGGGGCTCGGAATGGGCCCTGTCCTACAGCTCGTTCCAAGGCCAAGTTACCGTCCACCCTACTATG GTCCGGACCACTGCAGACATCAAGATGCAGCTGGCACCACTCAAAG TGAGAGCTTTGTCCCCCAACACAGACAAAGTGACAGACctgggagtagtacacagctgtCATTGGAGCAAA gaAAGGTCTTTGTCACCTATGAGAGAGACAGCGACAACCATTTTAAAGAGACCATGAACTTTGTTTCCCTGCTGCGTCACAACGGCTTTGACACTAGT GTGGATGTATTTGAGCAGCAGCTCATAAGTATTAGCGCCATTGACTTCATGGAAAAATACATCAATGAG AAATATTACCTTATCATCATTGTTATCAGTCCCAAGTATCATGAGACCGTAACGGGGGCTAATATCCATATGGAGAAAGACGAGAGGATGTTACACACAGTCTATATCTATAAGCAG CTGCAGAATGAGTTCATTCAGAATGGATGCCAGAACTTCAGAttcattcccatactgtttccAGGAGCTAAAAAG TGCCATGTTCCTGCCTGGCTCCAGAACACTCTAGTCTACACCTGGCCAAAGGACAGAGACGACATCCTACGTCGACTGATGAGAGTGGAGAAGTACAACCCTCCGCCTGTTGGGGAGCTACCCACCatcgtctccacccccctctag
- the LOC110502930 gene encoding adapter protein CIKS isoform X1: MLPSLQSASPRLPPLLDSHSQCEENDETMSDVSISSAIRLRPHSQLNYPEVLSQSRMANREPHGSQEEPPSRSSPNWPPQGLCAGYSPQIPYPGQEEMCLSALDHQRYAWLKSSFANSSDGRTGGPYPDSLPSYSYPHCADFASCPVEEGHHHQGKSHHSLPGQYSPSISSLEQPYSLLSCPPEAALRYPFLPPYPYPTQGPVCCAQCPAQGLGMGPVLQLVPRPSYRPPYYGPDHCRHQDAAGTTQSESFVPQHRQSDRPGSSTQLSLEQRKVFVTYERDSDNHFKETMNFVSLLRHNGFDTSVDVFEQQLISISAIDFMEKYINEKYYLIIIVISPKYHETVTGANIHMEKDERMLHTVYIYKQLQNEFIQNGCQNFRFIPILFPGAKKCHVPAWLQNTLVYTWPKDRDDILRRLMRVEKYNPPPVGELPTIVSTPL; the protein is encoded by the exons ACTCCCTCCCCTGCTGGACAGTCACAGTCAGTGTGAGGAGAATGATGAGACAATGAGTGACGTATCCATATCTAGTGCCATACGCTTAAGACCCCATAGTCAACTCAATTATCCAGAAGTCCTCAGCCAGAGCAGGATGGCCAATAGAGAGCCACACGGCAGCCAAGAAGAACCACCGTCAAGATCCAGCCCAAACTGGCCACCCCAGGGACTATGTGCTGGCTACAGCCCCCAGATACCCTACCCCGGACAGGAAGAGATGTGTCTGAGTGCCCTGGACCACCAGAGGTACGCCTGGCTGAAATCCAGCTTTGCCAACAGCAGCGACGGACGCACTGGAGGGCCATACCCAGACAGCCTGCCATCCTACTCATACCCACACTGTGCAGACTTTGCCAGTTGCCCAGTAGAGGAGGGCCATCATCACCAGGGTAAATCCCACCACTCACTCCCTGGGCAATACAGCCCCAGCATCAGTAGCCTGGAGCAGCCgtactctctgctctcctgcccACCAGAGGCTGCCCTCCGCTACCCTTTCCTTCCCCCGTACCCCTACCCAACTCAGGGCCCGGTCTGCTGTGCACAGTGCCCTGCACAGGGGCTCGGAATGGGCCCTGTCCTACAGCTCGTTCCAAGGCCAAGTTACCGTCCACCCTACTATG GTCCGGACCACTGCAGACATCAAGATGCAGCTGGCACCACTCAAAG TGAGAGCTTTGTCCCCCAACACAGACAAAGTGACAGACctgggagtagtacacagctgtCATTGGAGCAAA gaAAGGTCTTTGTCACCTATGAGAGAGACAGCGACAACCATTTTAAAGAGACCATGAACTTTGTTTCCCTGCTGCGTCACAACGGCTTTGACACTAGT GTGGATGTATTTGAGCAGCAGCTCATAAGTATTAGCGCCATTGACTTCATGGAAAAATACATCAATGAG AAATATTACCTTATCATCATTGTTATCAGTCCCAAGTATCATGAGACCGTAACGGGGGCTAATATCCATATGGAGAAAGACGAGAGGATGTTACACACAGTCTATATCTATAAGCAG CTGCAGAATGAGTTCATTCAGAATGGATGCCAGAACTTCAGAttcattcccatactgtttccAGGAGCTAAAAAG TGCCATGTTCCTGCCTGGCTCCAGAACACTCTAGTCTACACCTGGCCAAAGGACAGAGACGACATCCTACGTCGACTGATGAGAGTGGAGAAGTACAACCCTCCGCCTGTTGGGGAGCTACCCACCatcgtctccacccccctctag